The genomic interval GCCGAGATCCGGACGCTGGTGGAGGAGTGGTCCGAGAAGGGCGCCCCCGAGCCGGTCGCGACCCCGGGGAAGGTCACCGGCCGCGACACCCTCACGGACTACGCCGCCCACCTCCTCTCCCTGGTGGACCTGACGGAGATCCGCCCCCTCAAGGTCGTCGTGGACGCGGGCAACGGCATGGGCGGCCACACCGTCCCCACCGTCTTCGCCGGGCTGCCCGTGGACCTCGTCCCGATGTACTTCGACCTGGACGGCAGCTTCCCGAACCACGAGGCCAACCCCCTGGACCCGGCCAACATCGTCGACCTCCAGGCCCGCGTCGTGGCCGAGGGCGCCGACCTGGGCCTCGCCTTCGACGGCGACGCGGACCGCTGCTTCGTGGTGGACGAACGGGGCGAGGGCGTCTCCCCGTCAGCGATCACCGCCCTGGTCGCCGCCCGCGAACTGGCCCGCAACGGCGGCCGGGGCACGATCATCCACAACCTGATCACGTCCCACTCGGTCCCCGAGGTCGTACGCGAACACGGCGGCACCCCCGTCCGCACCAGGGTCGGCCACTCCTTCATCAAGGCCGAGATGGCCGCCCACGGCGCGATCTTCGGCGGCGAGCACTCGGCCCACTACTACTTCCGCGACTTCTGGAACGCCGATACGGGCATGCTCGCCGCCCTCCACGTACTCGCCGCCCTCGGCGGCCAGCCGGACCCCCTCTCGTCCTTGGTGGCCCAGTACGACCGCTACGCCGCGTCGGGCGAGATCAACTCCACGGTGACCGACCAGAAGGCCAGCACGGCCAAGGTGGCAACGGCCTTCACCCACGAGGAGACCGCCACCACGGACACCCTGGACGGCCTCACGGTGACGACCCCCACCTGGTGGTTCAACCTCCGCCCGTCCAACACGGAACCGCTGCTTCGCTTGAACGTGGAGGCGAAGGACGAGGAGACGATGAGGCGGGTACGGGACGAGGTCCTGACGCTGATCCGATTCAGCCCCGGCGAGAATCCCAGCCCCGCCGGCGTTTGAGGCGCGGGGTCCGGGGCGGAGCCCCGGTTTCGGGAAGGGGCGGGTAGGGGAACAGCCCCGCCGCAGGCGCAACGCACCGCACCCGCCCCCACCCCCACGACACGCCCCCACCCCACCCCGGCGGTAGGCTGACCCCGCCCCCAAAGGGCCCCAATCACAGACCGCCCGAAGGGAAACAACATGCCGCTCGAAGCCGGCCTCCTGGAGATCCTGGCCTGCCCCGCCTGCCACGCCCCCTGGACGACCAGACGGCAGCCGACACCCCGGAACTCATCTGCACCGGCACCGACTGCGGCCTCGCCTACCCGGTCCGGGACGGCATCCCCGTACTCCTCGTCGACGAGGCCCGCCGCCCCGCGTAACCGGCACAACCGGCTCAACCGGCGACAGCGGCCCGAAGCGGCCGCCCCGCACCCCGCACCGGAGGACCGCCCCATGCTCGACGAGTCGTTGCTCGACGCCCCCGACGCCCTGGCCCGAGCCGACCGCCGCGACCTGCTGCGCGGCGCCGCCGAGGCCGGGGCCCGGGTCCGCACCGCCGCCCGGCACGCGACGGAGGCCGGGATCACCGAGCTGAAGCCCGAGGGCCGCCCGCGCGCCGTCCTCGTCGCGGGCCCCGGCACCGCCGCGACCGGCGTCGCGGACCTGATCGCCGCCCTCGCCGGCGCCTCCGCCCCGGTCACCCGCATCCCCCCGACCGGCGTCGCCCCCGCCCCCGGCGCACTCCGCTGGACCCTGCCCGGCTGGGCCGGCTCCGTGGACCTGCTGCTCATCGCCACGGCGGACGGCTCCGAACCGGGCCTCGCCCTCCTCGCGGAGCAGGCGTACCGCCGGGGCTGCACGGTCGTGGCCGTCGCCCCGCTGCGCTCCCCGCTGCGGGAGGCCGTCCACGGGGTGCACGGCGTCGTCGTCCCGATGGCCTCCGCCCCGCACGGCGAGTACGACGCCGAGACGTCGGCCGCGGGCCCCGGCACCCTCTGGGCCCTGCTCACCCCGCTCCTCGCCCTGCTCGACCGCGTCGGCCTGGTCACCGCCCCCGCCGAAGCGCTCCAGAGCGTCGCGGACCGCCTGGACCGCACGGCGGAGCGCTGCGGCCCGGCCATCGCCACGTACAGCAACCCGGCCAAGACCCTCGCCTCCGAACTCGCGGACACCCTTCCGCTGATCTGGACGGAGGGCGAGGCGGCCGGCCCCGTCGGGCGCCGGTTCGCCGCGGTCCTGGCGGAGCTCTCGGGCCGCCCGGCCCTCGCCGCCGCACTCCCGGAGGCGCTTCCGGCGCACGGGGGACTGCTGGCGGGCGCGTTCGCCGCGGGCGCGGACCCGGACGACTTCTTCCGCGACCGCGTCGAGGAGTCGGAGCCCCTGCACGCCCGGGTGGTGCTGCTCCGCGACCGCCCGACCGGCGGTCTCAGCGCCGCCCCGGCCGCCCGCGAACTGGCCCTCGGCCACGACACCGCGATCAGCGAGCTGGAACCGGAGGAGGGCGGCACGCTCGAATGTCTCGCGGAGCTGCTCGCCGTCACCGACTTCGCCGCGGTCTACCTGTCGCTCGCCTCGTCGGCCGGTGCCTGAACACCTCGTACAACACCGCACACCGCCACACAAGGACTGATCCATGGACCGGCTCTCCAACACCGTGCGCCCGTATGCCTGGGGCTCGACCACCGCGATCCCCGCCCTGCTGGGCATCGCCCCCACCGGCGAGCCGCAGGCGGAGATGTGGATGGGCGCCCACCCGGGCGCCCCTTCCCGGATCACCCGCACCGAAACCGGCACCGCCACCGCCTCCGCCGAGCGGTCCCTCACCGACGTCATCGACGCGGACCCCGCCCGTGAACTCGGCCCGGCGACCGTCGAGAAGTTCGGCCCCCGCCTGCCCTTCCTCCTCAAGCTGCTCGCCGCGGGCGCCCCCCTCTCCCTCCAGGTGCACCCGAACCTGGACCAGGCCAAGGCGGGTTACGCGGACGAGGAGAGCCGGTCCGTGCCGATCGACGCCCCCCACCGCACGTACAAGGACGCCAACCACAAGCCCGAGCTGATCTGCGCGCTCACCCCCTTCGACGGCCTGTGCGGATTCCGCCGGCCCCTGGAGGCGGCCGAGGCGATGGAGGGCCTGGGCGTCGACTCCCTCAAGCCGTACGCGGACCTGCTGCGCGCCCAGCCCGAGGAGGCCGCCCTGCGCGAGGTCCTGACGGCGATCCTCACCGCTGACCCGGACGAGATGGCCGAAACGGTGACCGCCGCCGCGGCCGCCGCCGAACGGATCGGCGGCGCCTACGCCCCGTACGCCCGCATCGCCCACCACTTCCCCGGCGACGCCGGTGTCATCGCGGCCATGCTGCTCAACTACGTACGGCTCCAGCCCGGCGAGGCCCTGTTCCTCGGCGCCGGCGTCCCGCACGCGTACCTCGACGGCCTCGGCGTCGAGATCATGGCCAACTCGGACAACGTGCTGCGCTGCGGCCTGACGCCCAAGCACATCGACGTCCCCGAACTCCTGCGCATCGTCCGCTTCGAGGCGACCGACCCGGGCATCCTGCGTCCGGAGGCGTCCCCCTCGGGCGAGGAGCTGTACGAGACGCCGGTGGACGAGTTCCGCCTCTCCCGCTTCGACCTCTCACCCGGTGCCGCCCCCGCCGAACTGACCGCGCCCACGCCGCAGATCCTGCTGTGCACGGCGGGCGCCCCGAGCGCCGGCGACCTCGCCCTCGCGCCCGGCGAATCCGTCTTCGTACCGGCGGGCGAGCGGGTACATGTGTCCGGAGCGGGCACGCTGTTCCGTGCGACAGTGGTGGCCTGACGCACCGTCCGTGACGACGGCTGCAACAATGTGCCGCCACACCGCGGCCGTCGGAGCCGCAGACCGAAGAAGGGACACCAGGAACCCATGAGTGCGTCAGGCGGAACCAAGGCGATCGTGGCGGCACTCGGCGCCAACCTCGCGATCGCAGTGGCCAAATTCGTGGCGTTCCTGTTCAGCGGCTCCTCGTCGATGCTCGCGGAGAGCGTCCACTCGCTCGCCGACTCCGGCAACCAGGGCCTGCTGCTCCTCGGCGGCAAGCGGGCCCAGCGCGAGGCCACCCCGCAACACCCCTTCGGCTACGGCCGCGAGCGCTACATCTACGCCTTCCTCGTCTCCATCGTCCTGTTCTCCGTCGGCGGCATGTTCGCGGTGTACGAGGGCTACGAGAAGATCCGCCACCCCCACGAGCTGGAGGCGTGGTACTGGCCGGTCGGCGTCCTGGTCTTCGCGATCATCGCCGAGGGCTTCTCCTTCCGTACGGCGATCAAGGAGTCCAACGAGTCGCGCGGCTCGCTCAGCTGGACGGACTTCATCCGCCGCGCCAAGGCCCCGGAACTGCCCGTCGTGCTCCTCGAGGACTTCGGCGCGCTGATCGGTCTGGTCCTCGCCCTCGGCGGCGTCGGCCTGGCCCTCGGCACGGGCAACGGCGTGTGGGACGGCATCGGCACCCTGTGCATCGGCATCCTGCTGATCACCATCGCGCTCGTGCTGGCCGCCGAGACCAAGTCGCTGCTGCTCGGCGAGGCCGCCGGCACCGACCAGGTCGAGAAGATCAAGGCCGCGGTGGTCGACGGTGACACCGTCACCGGCATCATCCACATGCGTACGCTCCACCTCGGCCCGGAAGAGCTGCTGGTCGCCGCCAAGATCGCGGTGCAGCACGACGACACCGCCGACGAGGTCGCCAACGCCATCAACGCCGCCGAGTCCCGCATCCGCGCCGCCGTCCCGATCGCCCGGGTGATCTACCTGGAGCCGGACATCTACAACGCGGCGGCGGCAGCGGCCGGCGTCAACCCGGCCAAGGCCCCCGGCGGCACCCACACCGCCCTCGACTCGGAGACCCCCGGCGCGGAGACTCCCGGCCCGGAAGCCCCCGAGCCGGGAGCCGCCGAACCGTCCTCCGGGACGGCCGACACCCCGGCGGGCACGGAGGAGACCGGCCCGACGGAATCCGGCCACTGACCGCACCGGACCCGCCATCGCGTACCCGACACAGCCGCTCCCGCCCCGGACCCGTCCCGGTGGACTGGGAGCGGCTGCGCCGTTCGGTGTAGATTCGACGGCAGTGTCAGACGTCGCTGCTGATGGCGGTCGATCGGTCCGTACGCCGGACCGGCCGAGGGAGAGAGGGCCTCCGACGGACTGCGCTGCGAGCGCCCGGGCATTCGTGTGCCCGCCGCCGCAGAGCCGCCCTACCCACCCTCGACTCCACAACGAGGAGCAGCCCGTTATGACGACGGTCGCCAATCGACAGGACTTCAAGGTCGCCGACCTCTCCCTCGCCGCTTTCGGGCGGAAGGAGATCACTCTTGCCGAGCATGAGATGCCCGGTCTGATGTCGATCCGCAAGGAGTACGCCGCAGCGCAGCCGCTGGCGGGTGCCCGGATCACCGGTTCGCTGCACATGACCGTGCAGACGGCGGTGCTGATCGAGACCCTGGTCGCGCTGGGTGCCGAGGTCCGCTGGGCCTCGTGCAACATCTTCTCGACGCAGGACCACGCGGCCGCGGCGATCGCGGTCGGCCCGAACGGCACCCCCGAGGCCCCTGCCGGTGTTCCGGTGTTCGCCTGGAAGGGGGAGACGCTGGAGGAGTACTGGTGGTGCACGGAGCAGGCGCTGACCTGGCCGAACACGCCGACCGGTGGTCCGAACATGATCCTGGACGACGGCGGTGACGCCACCCTTCTCGTCCACAAGGGCGTCGAGTTCGAGAAGGCCGGTGCGGCTCCGGACCCGGCGACGGCGGACAGCGAGGAGTTCGCGCAGATCCTCACGCTGCTGAACCGGACGCTGGGTGAGTCGCCGCAGAAGTGGACGCAGCTGGCCTCCGAGATCCGTGGCGTGACGGAGGAGACCACGACCGGTGTCCACCGCCTGTACGAGATGCACCGCGACGGCACCCTCCTCTTCCCCGCGATCAACGTGAACGACGCGGTGACGAAGTCGAAGTTCGACAACAAGTACGGCTGCCGGCACTCCCTGATCGACGGCATCAACCGCGCCACCGATGTCCTGATCGGCGGCAAGACCGCCGTGGTCTGCGGCTACGGCGACGTCGGCAAGGGCTGCGCGGAGTCGCTGCGCGGCCAGGGTGCTCGGGTGATCATCACGGAGATCGACCCGATCTGCGCGTTGCAGGCGGCGATGGACGGGTACCAGGTCGCGACCCTCGATGACGTCGTCTCGCAGGCGGACATCTTCGTCACGACGACGGGCAACAAGGACATCATCATGGCCTCGGACATGGCCAAGATGAAGCACCAGGCGATCGTCGGGAACATCGGTCACTTCGACAACGAGATCGACATGGCCGGTCTGGCGAGGATCGACGGCATCGTCAAGGACGAGGTCAAGCCGCAGGTCCACACGTGGACGTTCCCCGACGGCAAGGTCCTGATCGTGCTCTCCGAGGGCCGTCTGCTGAACCTGGGCAACGCGACGGGCCACCCCTCGTTCGTCATGTCGAACTCGTTCGCGGACCAGACGCTGGCCCAGATCGAGCTGTTCACGAAGCCGGAGGAGTACCCGACCGACGTGTACGTGCTGCCCAAGCACCTGGACGAGAAGGTCGCCCGCCTCCACCTCGACGCGCTCGGCGTGAAGCTGACGACGCTCCGCCCGGAGCAGGCCGCGTACATCGGTGTCGAGGTCGAGGGCCCGTACAAGCCGGACCACTACCGCTACTGATCCCCCCACCGGCCCGGAACCGGCCGGACCTCGAACGGTCCGGCCGATCCGGTCCGGTGCCGGGCGCTCAGCGCGGCCCGGGCCGATCAGCAGCAGCGACGAACGCAGGCCCCCGCACCCCCGTGTCGGGGGCCTGCGCCGTACCGCACCCGCACGAGCCGAGGACTCGAAGGACCCCATGCCCCGCGGCCGATATTCGCTCCACGACGTCCACGACCACACCCCTCTCGGCGAAGAACACTTCCACTGCGCACCCGGCCCGTCCGGCTGGCGCTACATCTCCCAAACGACCGCCCCGTCCGGCAGTCACCTGGGATCCGTCGACCTCACCCTCGATGAACTCGGCCGCCCCCTCCGACTCGAACTCCATTCCGCCGACTGGCAGGTCCGCGGTGCCGCCCTGGAGGGCCTCACCTGGGTCCGTACCGACCCGACGGGCACGCACGCCACCGAAGGCAACGTCCGCGCCCACGCCTTCAACGGCACTTCCCCCGCTTTCCTCGTCGCGACCGCTCGTCTGCTGCGCCTCACCCCCGCCTCCCCCGAGACCCGCGTACGGGTCGTCACCTTCACGGACCCGGTCCTCGCCCCCCGTACCCTCGACCAGTCCTGGGCCCTGGTGAACAGTGAAGCGCACCCCACTGACAACGGCCCCCTGACGGTGGACGAGTACCAGGTCAGCGCCCTGGACACGGGCGAACGGCACACGATCCACCTCGCCGGCGACGTGGTGCTCGCCGCCCCCGGCATCGAGCTCGAAGACCTGGAATCCCCGCCTTCCGACCGCTGACCCTCAGGCGGCCGTACCGGTACTGGGGCGTACGGCATCTTCGACCGTTCGTACGCCGGTACGGGGCCTCTGAGCGAGCCCCGTACCGGCACCGGCCTGAGCGGTCTCCCACGCCCTGCGCACGTCCCGTACCTGCCGTTCATGCACCACGGCGCCCAAGTAGGCCGCGGCCGGGAGACCCGGCGGGGGCGGAACCCGGTGCGCGCGGCGATCTCCCCGCCGGGGCCCAGGCAGCGTCGTCCAGTGAGCCACCGGCGAAGGCCGGCCCCAGCGCCACCAGACCGAAGACCGCCCCGACCACGACGAGATCGATGGCCGGAGCCAGGGCACGACCGCGTCCCCGGTCACGAGTTCGCCCCACGTCGCTGACGCGCGACGTCACAGTCGTACGACCCGGTACGCACCCATGCCTGGAGCAGCAAGCCGACCATGGACCTCGATCTCTTCGTCCACTCCCACCGCGTCGGGTGGGACCGCCTGGACCATCCCCGCGCCGGGGACGTCGCCTGACGGGCGCGGAAGCCGACGAACTGGTCGACCTCTACCAGCGCACGGCGACCCATCCCTCCCTGATCCGGTCCAGCCCCCCGGACCCGCTGCTCGTCGGCCTGATCCTTCCGCACGGGCTGCTGGAGCTGACGGCCGTCTTCGTCGCCGCCGGCACGGGTCTGCGCCTCGGCTGGACCGGCCTGGCACTGGTGCTGTTCGTCTCCGGGGTGATCGAAGCCTTCGTGGCCCCGTCCGGCCTGCCGACCTGGGCCCTCAATGCGGTCGAACGAAGCGCCGAGGTGCCGACCGCCGCCTGATGTGCATCCGGCGTTCCTGACCTGCTAGCCTCCTCTTCGCCCCAAAAAACCGTTGACACGGCGAACTGGGGGAGGTAGATTTAAACGGTTGCCTCGAACTGGACAAGTTCGGGTTCAGCCAGCTAATATCTAGCTCGCTCTCGCCGGAAATCGAATTTCCGCAGAGCCATTCGATTCCCACCTTCTGAAGTCGAAGCCGATTAGGTTCGGTCGAAACGCTTCTGATAAAGTCGAATCAGCCGAAAGGCAAGGCCACTTCAACGGCCGCCGGAATCAAATTCGAACCGGAAACGGAACGAAATGAGTCTGGTAAGGTTGGAACCGCCGAAAGGCAAAAAGAAAGACCCGCTTCGACCGGGAATCGGACACGAAAGAGTCTGATAGAGTCGGAAACGCAAGACCGAAGGGAAGCGCCCGGAGGAAAGCCCGAGAGGGTGAGTACAAAGGAAGCGTCCGTTCCTTGAGAACTCAACAGCGTGCCAAAAGTCAACGCCAGATATGTTGATACCCCGGCCTGCTTCGGCAGGTTGGTGGTTCCTTTGAAAAGTCCTGCACGGTCCTTAGGGTCCGGGTAGGCGAAACACAGCGAGGACGCAGTGGACGACGGGTCTTATTCCGACCCTGGTTGTTCCGCTCTCGTGATGTGTCTCCCGATTACGGGAAAACATTCACGGAGAGTTTGATCCTGGCTCAGGACGAACGCTGGCGGCGTGCTTAACACATGCAAGTCGAACGATGAAGCCCTTCGGGGTGGATTAGTGGCGAACGGGTGAGTAACACGTGGGCAATCTGCCCTTCACTCTGGGACAAGCCCTGGAAACGGGGTCTAATACCGGATAATACTTTCTTCCTCCTGGGAGAAGGTTGAAAGCTCCGGCGGTGAAGGATGAGCCCGCGGCCTATCAGCTAGTTGGTGGGGTAATGGCCTACCAAGGCGACGACGGGTAGCCGGCCTGAGAGGGCGACCGGCCACACTGGGACTGAGACACGGCCCAGACTCCTACGGGAGGCAGCAGTGGGGAATATTGCACAATGGGCGAAAGCCTGATGCAGCGACGCCGCGTGAGGGATGACGGCCTTCGGGTTGTAAACCTCTTTCAGCAGGGAAGAAGCGAAAGTGACGGTACCTGCAGAAGAAGCGCCGGCTAACTACGTGCCAGCAGCCGCGGTAATACGTAGGGCGCAAGCGTTGTCCGGAATTATTGGGCGTAAAGAGCTCGTAGGCGGCTTGTCACGTCGGTTGTGAAAGCCCGGGGCTTAACCCCGGGTCTGCAGTCGATACGGGCAGGCTAGAGTGTGGTAGGGGAGATCGGAATTCCTGGTGTAGCGGTGAAATGCGCAGATATCAGGAGGAACACCGGTGGCGAAGGCGGATCTCTGGGCCATTACTGACGCTGAGGAGCGAAAGCGTGGGGAGCGAACAGGATTAGATACCCTGGTAGTCCACGCCGTAAACGTTGGGAACTAGGTGTTGGCGACATTCCACGTCGTCGGTGCCGCAGCTAACGCATTAAGTTCCCCGCCTGGGGAGTACGGCCGCAAGGCTAAAACTCAAAGGAATTGACGGGGGCCCGCACAAGCAGCGGAGCATGTGGCTTAATTCGACGCAACGCGAAGAACCTTACCAAGGCTTGACATACACCGGAAAGCATCAGAGATGGTGCCCCCTTGTGGTCGGTGTACAGGTGGTGCATGGCTGTCGTCAGCTCGTGTCGTGAGATGTTGGGTTAAGTCCCGCAACGAGCGCAACCCTTGTTCTGTGTTGCCAGCATGCCCTTCGGGGTGATGGGGACTCACAGGAGACTGCCGGGGTCAACTCGGAGGAAGGTGGGGACGACGTCAAGTCATCATGCCCCTTATGTCTTGGGCTGCACACGTGCTACAATGGCCGGTACAATGAGCTGCGATGCCGCGAGGCGGAGCGAATCTCAAAAAGCCGGTCTCAGTTCGGATTGGGGTCTGCAACTCGACCCCATGAAGTCGGAGTTGCTAGTAATCGCAGATCAGCATTGCTGCGGTGAATACGTTCCCGGGCCTTGTACACACCGCCCGTCACGTCACGAAAGTCGGTAACACCCGAAGCCGGTGGCCCAACCCCTTGTGGGAGGGAGCTGTCGAAGGTGGGACTGGCGATTGGGACGAAGTCGTAACAAGGTAGCCGTACCGGAAGGTGCGGCTGGATCACCTCCTTTCTAAGGAGCATCTAGACCCTGTCAAAGGGGTCCAGAGCCACTACGTCGGCAAATGTTCGACGGTGGTCAGCTCATGGGTGGAACGTTGACTACTCGGCACGGCAAGTTGTTGACCGTTAGTACTGCTCTTCGGAGCGTGGAACATGGTCGGGAACGGGTCGGGTCGGGCACGCTGTTGGGTATCTGAAGGTACGGGCTCGTTTGAGTCTGTCCTTCGGTTGCCGGCCCCAGTGCAGCACCACGTTGTGGTGTGTGATGGGTGGCTGGTCGTTGTTTGAGAACTGCACAGTGGACGCGAGCATCTGTGGCCAAGTTTTTAAGGGCGCACGGTGGATGCCTTGGCACCAGGAACCGATGAAGGACGTGGGAGGCCACGATAGGCCCCGGGGAGCTGTCAACCGAGCTTTGATCCGGGGGTGTCCGAATGGGGAAACCCGGCAGTCGTCATGGGCTGTCACCCGCTGCTGAACACATAGGCAGTGTGGAGGGAACGAGGGGAAGTGAAACATCTCAGTACCCTCAGGAAGAGAAAACAACCGTGATTCCGGGAGTAGTGGCGAGCGAAACCGGATGAGGCCAAACCGTATGCGTGTGATACCCGGCAGGGGTTGCGCATGCGGGGTTGTGGGATCTCTCTTTTGCGGTCTGCCGGCCGTGAGACGAGTCAGAAACCGTTGGTGTAGGCGAAGGACATGCGAAAGGTCCGGCGTAGAGGGTAAGACCCCCGTAGCTGAAACATCAACGGCTTGTTTGAGAGACACCCAAGTAGCACGGGGCCCGAGAAATCCCGTGTGAATCTGGCGGGACCACCCGTTAAGCCTAAATATTCCCTGGTGACCGATAGCGGATAGTACCGTGAGGGAATGGTGAAAAGTACCGCGGGAGCGGAGTGAAATAGTACCTGAAACCGTGTGCCTACAAGCCGTGGGAGCGTCGCGCATCGAGCTTGCTCGGTGCGTCGTGACTGCGTGCCTTTTGAAGAATGAGCCTGCGAGTTAGCGGTGTGTAGCGAGGTTAACCCGTGTGGGGAAGCCGTAGCGAAAGCGAGTCCGAATAGGGCGTTTGAGTTGCACGCTCTAGACCCGAAGCGGAGTGATCTAGCCATGGGCAGGTTGAAGCGGAGGTAAGACTTCGTGGAGGACCGAACCCACCAGGGTTGAAAACCTGGGGGATGACCTGTGGTTAGGGGTGAAAGGCCAATCAAACTCCGTGATAGCTGGTTCTCCCCGAAATGCATTTAGGTGCAGCGTCGTGTGTTTCTTGCCGGAGGTAGAGCACTGGATAGGCGATGGGCCCTACCGGGTTACTGACCTTAGCCAAACTCCGAATGCCGGTAAGTGAGAGCGCGGCAGTGAGACTGTGGGGGATAAGCTCCATGGTCGAGAGGGAAACAGCCCAGAGCATCGACTAAGGCCCCTAAGCGTACGCTAAGTGGGAAAGGATGTGGAGTCGCAGAGACAACCAGGAGGTTGGCTTAGAAGCAGCCACCCTTGAAAGAGTGCGTAATAGCTCACTGGTCAAGTGATTCCGCGCCGACAATGTAGCGGGGCTCAAGCGTACCGCCGAAGTCGTGTCATTCCAGCATTAAGGGCCAACGCCTGCTGGGATGGGTAGGGGAGCGTCGTGTGCCGGGTGAAGCAGCCGTGGAAGCGAGTTGTGGACGGTTCACGAGTGAGAATGCAGGCATGAGTAGCGATACACACGTGAGAAACGTGTGCGCCGATTGACTAAGGGTTCCTGGGTCAAGCTGATCTGCCCAGGGTAAGTCGGGACCTAAGGCGAGGCCGACAGGCGTAGTCGATGGACAACCGGTTGATATTCCGGTACCCGCTTTGAAACGCCCAATACTGAATCAGGCGATGCTTAGTCCGTGAAGCCGGCCCGATCTCTTCGGAGTTGAGGGTAGTGGTGGAGCCGACGAACCAGACTTGTAGTAGGTAAGCGATGGGGTGACGCAGGAAGGTAGTCCAGCCCGGGCGGTGGTTGTCCCGGGGTAAGGGTGTAGGACGCACGGTAGGCAAATCCGTCGTGCATGAAGTCTGAGACCTGATGCCGAGCCGATTGTGGTGAAGTGGATGATCCTATGCTGTCGAGAAAAGCCTCTAGCGAGTTTCATGGCGGCCCGTACCCTAAACCGACTCAGGTGGTCAGGTAGAGAATACCGAGGCGTTCGGGTGAACTATGGTTAAGGAACTCGGCAAAATGCCCCCGTAACTTCGGGAGAAGGGGGGCCATCACTGGTGATAGCACTTGCTGCTTGAGCTGGGGGTGGCCGCAGAGACCAGCGAGAAGCGACTGTTTACTAAAAACACAGGTCCGTGCGAAGCCGTAAGGCGATGTATACGGACTGACGCCTGCCCGGTGCTGGAACGTTAAGGGGACCGGTTAGCTGCTCTTCGGGGTGGCGAAGCTGAGAACTTAAGCGCCAGTAAACGGCGGTGGTAACTATAACCATCCTAAGGTAGCGAAATTCCTTGTCGGGTAAGTTCCGACCTGCACGAATGGCGTAACGACTTCTCGACTGTCTCAACCATAGGCCCGGTGAAATTGCACTACGAGTAAAGATG from Streptomyces drozdowiczii carries:
- a CDS encoding phosphomannomutase/phosphoglucomutase, with protein sequence MTADLSQLVKAYDVRGVVPDQWDEELAALFGAAFVEVTGADAIVIGHDMRPTSPALSGAFARGAAGRGADVTLIGLCSTDQLYYASGALDLPGAMFTASHNPAQYNGIKMCRAGAAPVGQDTGLAEIRTLVEEWSEKGAPEPVATPGKVTGRDTLTDYAAHLLSLVDLTEIRPLKVVVDAGNGMGGHTVPTVFAGLPVDLVPMYFDLDGSFPNHEANPLDPANIVDLQARVVAEGADLGLAFDGDADRCFVVDERGEGVSPSAITALVAARELARNGGRGTIIHNLITSHSVPEVVREHGGTPVRTRVGHSFIKAEMAAHGAIFGGEHSAHYYFRDFWNADTGMLAALHVLAALGGQPDPLSSLVAQYDRYAASGEINSTVTDQKASTAKVATAFTHEETATTDTLDGLTVTTPTWWFNLRPSNTEPLLRLNVEAKDEETMRRVRDEVLTLIRFSPGENPSPAGV
- a CDS encoding SIS domain-containing protein → MLDESLLDAPDALARADRRDLLRGAAEAGARVRTAARHATEAGITELKPEGRPRAVLVAGPGTAATGVADLIAALAGASAPVTRIPPTGVAPAPGALRWTLPGWAGSVDLLLIATADGSEPGLALLAEQAYRRGCTVVAVAPLRSPLREAVHGVHGVVVPMASAPHGEYDAETSAAGPGTLWALLTPLLALLDRVGLVTAPAEALQSVADRLDRTAERCGPAIATYSNPAKTLASELADTLPLIWTEGEAAGPVGRRFAAVLAELSGRPALAAALPEALPAHGGLLAGAFAAGADPDDFFRDRVEESEPLHARVVLLRDRPTGGLSAAPAARELALGHDTAISELEPEEGGTLECLAELLAVTDFAAVYLSLASSAGA
- the manA gene encoding mannose-6-phosphate isomerase, class I; the protein is MDRLSNTVRPYAWGSTTAIPALLGIAPTGEPQAEMWMGAHPGAPSRITRTETGTATASAERSLTDVIDADPARELGPATVEKFGPRLPFLLKLLAAGAPLSLQVHPNLDQAKAGYADEESRSVPIDAPHRTYKDANHKPELICALTPFDGLCGFRRPLEAAEAMEGLGVDSLKPYADLLRAQPEEAALREVLTAILTADPDEMAETVTAAAAAAERIGGAYAPYARIAHHFPGDAGVIAAMLLNYVRLQPGEALFLGAGVPHAYLDGLGVEIMANSDNVLRCGLTPKHIDVPELLRIVRFEATDPGILRPEASPSGEELYETPVDEFRLSRFDLSPGAAPAELTAPTPQILLCTAGAPSAGDLALAPGESVFVPAGERVHVSGAGTLFRATVVA
- a CDS encoding cation diffusion facilitator family transporter, with amino-acid sequence MSASGGTKAIVAALGANLAIAVAKFVAFLFSGSSSMLAESVHSLADSGNQGLLLLGGKRAQREATPQHPFGYGRERYIYAFLVSIVLFSVGGMFAVYEGYEKIRHPHELEAWYWPVGVLVFAIIAEGFSFRTAIKESNESRGSLSWTDFIRRAKAPELPVVLLEDFGALIGLVLALGGVGLALGTGNGVWDGIGTLCIGILLITIALVLAAETKSLLLGEAAGTDQVEKIKAAVVDGDTVTGIIHMRTLHLGPEELLVAAKIAVQHDDTADEVANAINAAESRIRAAVPIARVIYLEPDIYNAAAAAAGVNPAKAPGGTHTALDSETPGAETPGPEAPEPGAAEPSSGTADTPAGTEETGPTESGH
- the ahcY gene encoding adenosylhomocysteinase → MTTVANRQDFKVADLSLAAFGRKEITLAEHEMPGLMSIRKEYAAAQPLAGARITGSLHMTVQTAVLIETLVALGAEVRWASCNIFSTQDHAAAAIAVGPNGTPEAPAGVPVFAWKGETLEEYWWCTEQALTWPNTPTGGPNMILDDGGDATLLVHKGVEFEKAGAAPDPATADSEEFAQILTLLNRTLGESPQKWTQLASEIRGVTEETTTGVHRLYEMHRDGTLLFPAINVNDAVTKSKFDNKYGCRHSLIDGINRATDVLIGGKTAVVCGYGDVGKGCAESLRGQGARVIITEIDPICALQAAMDGYQVATLDDVVSQADIFVTTTGNKDIIMASDMAKMKHQAIVGNIGHFDNEIDMAGLARIDGIVKDEVKPQVHTWTFPDGKVLIVLSEGRLLNLGNATGHPSFVMSNSFADQTLAQIELFTKPEEYPTDVYVLPKHLDEKVARLHLDALGVKLTTLRPEQAAYIGVEVEGPYKPDHYRY